GCGGCGGCTGATGATCGCCCGCGCGATGATGACCAAGCCGCGCCTGCTGATCCTCGACGAGCCCACCGCCGGCGTCGACATCGAGATCCGCCGCGGCATGTGGAAGACGCTGAAGGAGATCAACGCCGCCGGCACCACGATCATCCTCACCACCCATTACCTGGAGGAAGCGGAGAGCCTGTGCCGCAACCTCGCGATCATCGACCGCGGCGCGATCGTCGAGCAGGGGCCGATGAAGTCGCTGCTGGCCAAGCTCGACGTCGAAGGCTTCCTGTTCGACATCGACGGCGGCATCCCCGCGGCGCTGCCGGCGATCGAAGGCGCCACGCTCACCGTTGCCGACGACCATACCCTCGACCTCGACATGCCGCGCGCGATGGACCTCAACCGGGTGTTCGCCGCGTTCAACGCCGCCGGCATCCGGGTGCGCTCGATGCGCACCAAGGCCAACCGGCTGGAGGAACTGTTCGTGCGCCTGACCAGCAAGGAAGGAGCCGCCGCATGAGCGAGACCGCCGCCAACCCGAACCTGGTCGCGCTGGGCACCATCATCCGCCGCGAGGTGATGCGCATCCTGCGCATCTGGGGCCAGACCCTGATGCCGCCGGCGATCACCATGACCCTGTACTTCCTGATCTTCGGCGGCCTGATCGGCTCGCGCGTGGGCAGCATGGACGGGATCAGGTACATGGACTTCATCGTCCCCGGGCTGGTGATGATGAGCGTCATCCAGAACAGCTACGGCAACATCAGCAGCTCGTTCTTCGGCGCCAAGTTCGGCCGCCACATCGAGGAACTGCTGGTCAGCCCGATGCCGAACTGGGTGATCCTGACCGGCTACGTGGCCGGCGCGGTGCTGCGCGGGATGATGGTCGGCGCGATCGTGCTGTGCGTGGCGATGCTGTTCACCAGGGTGCGGCTGCCGCATCCGCTGGTGACGGTCAGCTCGGTGCTGCTGGGCGCGACGATCTTCTCGCTGGCCGGCTTCGTCAACGCGGTGTACGCCAAGAAGTTCGACGACATCGCCATCGTCCCGACCTTCATCCTCACCCCGCTGACCTATCTCGGCGGCGTGTTCTATTCGGTGAAGCTGCTGCCCGGCTGGGCCGAGGCGGCCACCCACCTGAACCCGATCTTCTACATGGTCAACGCGTTCCGCTACGGCCTGCTCGGGGTCAGCGACGTGCCGCTGTGGGTGGCCTATGCATTGATGCTCGGCTTCGTGTTCGCGCTGGCCGCGCTCGGGCTGTGGCTGCTCAAGCGCGGCGTCGGCCTGCGCAGCTGACCTGCCCCGCGCATTCGCTACACTCCGCGCTCCCCCGAACCCGGAGTATGCGAGCGTGATGTCGAACAAGAGCGTGTTGGCGTTGTGCGTGGCGATGGCCCTGCTGGCCGGTTGCAAGCCCAAGGACGCGGAAGCGCCTGCGGCCGCGCCGCCGCCGGCCGCCGATGCGCAGGTCGCGGCGGAAGTTCCGGCCGCCGCGCCGCCGGCGGAGGCCGCGGTCGCCGCACCGGCCGCCGCCGCCTTCGACATCGGCAAGATCCCGGCCAGCGACAAGCCGCTGCCGGCATGGCCGTATGTCGTGCTGCCGACCGGCTACCACTACTACCGTGCCGAAGACATGGCCGGCCAGAGCAAGGACCTGGCGCGCGTGCCGGTGTGGACCGGCGGCCAGCTGCTGTGGCTGGAAGGCAGGACCTTCAGCGATGCGATCCGCAGCGACGACGGCAAGACCTATTCGAAGTTCGAGGTGCGCAAGAACCTGCAGCAGGCGATCGAGTCGCTGGGCGGCGTGCGCCTCAGCGAAACCAGCTACGACGAGGCCACCTACAAGGCCAACGAGAAGGCGCTGGACGATTTCCGCCAGGAGTTCGACCGCATCCGCGACGCCTACTGGTACGGCAGCGACGCCGATACCTGGGTGATCCGCCGCGCGGACAAGGCGGTGTGGGTGGTGCTGCAGACCGGCAACGACGGCGGCGGCATCCTGGTCGCCGAAAGTCCGTTGCCGGCCGCGCCGGCGAACTGAAACGCCCGCTCGGCTGCGCAACGCGATGCCCGGCTTCGGCCGGGCGTCCGCGGCCGCCGGCTCAGGCGGGCGGAAGCCGGAAAAACGCGGAGGCGGCCGCGGACGTGCGCGCCGCGGCAAGCGCCGCGGGCTCGCCGCGGTCGCGCGCCAGCTCCTCGACGATGTGCGCCAGGTACATCGGCTCGTTGCGCCGGTGCGACGGCTGCGGCTTCACCGTGCGCGGCAAGAGATAGGGCGCGTCGGTCTCGACCATCAGCCGGTCGGCGGGGATGTGCTTCACCAGTTCGCGCAGGTGCAGGCCGCGGCGTTCGTCGCACAGCCAGCCGGTGATGCCGATGTGCCAGTCCTGGTCGAGGTAGTCGAACAGTTCCTCGCGGCTGCCGGTGAAGCAATGCACCACCGCCGGTCCTAGCCTGCCGTCGAAGTCCTTCATCATCGCCATGAAATCGGCATGGGCGTCGCGCTGGTGCAGGAACAGCGGCTTGCCGGTGTCGACGGCGATCTGCAACTGGCGCTCGAACGCCTTGCGCTGCGCCGGCCGCGGCGAGAAGTCGCGGAAGTAGTCCAGCCCGCATTCGCCCACCGCGACCACTTGCGGATGCGCGTGCAATGCGCGCATCTCGGCATCGCATTCGTCGGTGTACTCGGTCGCGTGGTGCGGATGCACGCCGGCGGTGGCGAACAGTTCGCCGGGATGCGCCAGCGCCAGCGCCAGCGCCTTCGGCGAATGCTCGCGCGAGGCGCCGGTGACCACCATGCGCGCCACGCCGGCGGCGCGCGCGCGCTGCAGCACCGCGTCGCGGTCGTGGTCGAAGCTGTCGTGGGTGAGGTTGGCGCCGATGTCGATGAGCTGCATGCGCGCAGTTTACGGGGACGCCGCGCCGCGCTCCTACAATGCGCGCATGCAATTCCCGATCGCATCGCTGCTGCCGGAGATCGCCGCGTCGCTGGCCGCGCATCCGCGGCTGGTGCTGGAAGCGCCGCCGGGCGCGGGCAAGACCACCCAGCTGCCGCTGGCGCTGCTGGATGCGGCGTGGTTGGGCGATCGGAAGATCGTGATGCTGGAACCGCGGCGGGTGGCGGCGCGCGCCGCCGCGGGCTTCATGGCGAAGCAGCTGGGCGAAACGGTGGGCGAAACCGTCGGCTACCGCATCCGCTTCGAGAACAAGGTCGGCGCGCACACGCGGATCGAGGTCGTCACCGAAGGCATCCTCACCCGCATGCTGCAGGACGACCCCTTGCTGGATGGCGTCGGCGCGCTGCTGTTCGACGAATTCCACGAACGCCACCTGGCTGGCGACCTCGGGCTCGCGCTCGCGCTCGACGTGCAGGCCGGCCTGCGCGAGGACCTGCGCATCGTGCTGATGTCGGCCACCCTGGATGGCGAAAAAATCGCCGGCTTCCTCGATGCGCCGCGATTGAGCAGCGCGGGCCGCAGCTTCCCGGTCGAGGTCGCGCATTTCCCGGCGCGCCGCGAGGAAGCCATCGAACACCAGGCGAAGCGCGCGATCGAACATGCGTTGGCCGCGCATCCCGGCGACCTGCTGGTGTTCCTGCCCGGGCAGCGCGAGATCGCGCGGGTGGACGCGGTGCTGGCCGCGGCCGGGATCGATGCCGACGTGCTCGCCTTGCACGGCGAATTGCCGGTCGAACAGCAGGGCCGCGTGCTGCAGCCGGCGGCCGACGGCCGTCGCCGGGTGGTGCTGGCGACCAATGTCGCCGAGTCCAGCGTGACCCTGCCGGGCGTGCGCGTGGTGATCGACAGCGGGCAGGCGCGCGAACCGCGCTTCGATCCCAACAGCGGGTTCGCCCGGCTCGATGTGGTGGCGATTTCGCAGGCGAGCGCCGACCAGCGGGCGGGCCGCGCGGGACGCGTGGCCGAGGGTTGGGCGTACCGGTTGTGGCCGCAATCGCAACGGCTGGAGCCGCAACGGCGGCCGGAAATCGCCCAGGTCGAACTGGCCTCGCTCGCGCTGGAGCTGGCCGCCTGGGGCAGCGCGGCGCTGCGTTTCGTCGATCCGCCGCCGGCGGGCGCGATGGCCTCCGCGCGCGACCTGCTGCGACGGCTCGATGCGCTGGATGCGCGGCATGCGATCACCGCGCGCGGCCGGCGCATGCTGGCATTGGGCACGCATCCGCGGCTGGCGGCGATGCTGCTGGCATCGGACGACCCCAGCCGGATGGCATTGGCCTGCGACATCGCCGCGTTGGTCGAGGCGCGCGACCCGTTGCGCACGCGCAGCGATGCCGTGGCCGAACGCCGGCAGGCGCTGGCCGCGTTCCGCAACGGCCGCGTCGGCGCCGATGCCAGCCGCTCGGCACTGGCCGCGATCGATGCGGCCGCGAAGCAATGGCGGCGGCGCCTGCGTTGCGATGCCCCGCCGCCGGCCGATGCGCCGGCGCACGCCGTGGGCGACCTGCTCGCGCACGCGTTCCCGGACCGCATCGGCAGGCAGCATCCGCAGGATCCGAAGCGCTACGCGTTGGCGAACGGACGCATGGCCAGGCTGTTCGACGACTCCGCGCTGTACGGCGAACCCTGGCTGGTGGCGAGCGAATTGCGCTTCGAGGCGAAGGATGCGCTGCTGCTGCGCGGCGCTCCGCTGGACGAGGCGTATCTGCGGCAGGCGTTCGCCGCGCATTTCCGCGAGGGCGACGAAGTGCGTTGGGATGCGAACCGGCGCGCGCTGGCCAGCGAACGCATCGAGCGCTTCGACGGCATCGTGCTGTCCAGCAAGTCGGCCGGTCGCGTCGATCCGGCGCTGGCCGCGCAGGCGCTGGTCGATGCGGTGCGCGAACTCGGCGTCGGCGCCCTGCCGTGGAGCGAGGCGCTGGCGCAGTGGCGCGTGCGCGTGCAATGCCTGCGCGGATGGATGCCCGGGCTGGGCTTGCCGGACCTGTCGGACGCCGCCCTGCTCGCATCGCTGGACCGCTGGCTGACCCCCGCCTTCGACGGCAAGACCCGGCTGGATGCGCTGGACGAAGCGGAACTCGGCGAAGCGCTGAAGGCCGGCGTCGACTGGAGCCAGCGCCAGCGCATCGACCAACTCGCGCCGACCCGGATCCTGGTGCCCTCGGGCATGGAGCGGCGCATCGACTATGCGCTGGACGACCACGGCGAGCCGGCATCGCCGGTGCTGGCGGTGAAGCTGCAGGAACTGTTCGGCATGAACGAGACCCCGCGGGTCGCCGAGGGCCGGATACCGCTGACCATCCACCTGCTGTCGCCGGGCGGCCGGCCCTTGCAGGTGACCCAGGACCTGCGCGGGTTCTGGGAACGCACCTATCCGGAAGTGAAGAAGGAAATGAAGGGGCGCTATCCCCGGCACCCGTGGCCGGACGATCCGTGGAACGCGACCGCCACCCATCGTGCCAAGCCGCGCGGGTGAGGCCGGCCGGGCAGGGATGACCGGGCCGGGCGGCGCGCAGCGGAAGTGTTCGGCCATGGATGGCGACGCCATCGTCGAGCGAAGCGACAACGCTCACGTCGATTGAACGCGCGGATGCCGACACTGCCTGCAACGTTTCCTGGCGTCGAGGTGGAGCATGGGCAAGCTGGACAATGCGCAGGATCGCGCGCTGGAACTGATCGGCGAGATCGGCGACGGCCTCCGCAAGGCGGTGCCGGGCAAGGCGATGCAATGGGTGGAGACCGGCGCGGCGATCGGTGCGGTCCGGACCGGGGCCAAGGTGGCGAGCAAGTTCGTGCGCCGCAACCCGGTGTTGGCCACCGCCGCGATCGCCGGCGCGGGCCTGCTCTGGTATGCCGCGCGGCGGCGGGCGAGACAGGCGGAAGCCGGGCCGATCGAAGGCAGCGCGACCCGCGTCGACGCGAGCTCACCCGCTGACGGCGCGGGCAGCGGCAAGGCGAGCGTGCGCAAGCGCCGTCGAACCGCCGCCGGCTGACGGCGCGCGCGGCCCGTTCAGTCGGCCGCGGGCAATTCGATCAGGAAGCGCGCACCGCCGCCTTCGCGATCCTCGTACCAGAGCTGGCCGCCGGCATCGGCGACGATCTGCCTGGCCAGCGACAGCCCGAGCCCGCTGGACAGGCCGTCGGCGGGGTCGTGTTCGCCCAATCGCCGGAAGGGCTGGAACAATTCGCGCTGCCGCGCGGCCGGGATCCCCGGGCCGCGATCCTGCGCCAGCAGTTGCCAGTAACCCGGCGACGAGGCGCGCACCACCAGTTCCAGTTCGCCGCCGGCCTGCGCGTATTTCATCGCGTTGCTGACCAGGTTCTCGGCGACCTGGCGCAGCACCAGCGGTTCGATCGCGACCCGGCCGCAGCGCTCCGGCGCCAGCACCGCGAGGCGCATGCCGCGGGCTTCGAACTGCAGTTCATAGCGCTGCAGCAACCAGTCCGCGGTTTCGCGCAGG
Above is a genomic segment from Thermomonas aquatica containing:
- a CDS encoding ABC transporter ATP-binding protein, with translation MSETQAPALRVGDLRKTYDNGVEALKGVSLDVAPGDFYALLGPNGAGKSTLIGIVSSLVNKSSGKVEVFGIDIDADRDAAMRRIGLVPQELNFNMFEKPLDICVNYAGFYGIPRAQALARAEEVLKEALLWDKADKMSRTLSGGMKRRLMIARAMMTKPRLLILDEPTAGVDIEIRRGMWKTLKEINAAGTTIILTTHYLEEAESLCRNLAIIDRGAIVEQGPMKSLLAKLDVEGFLFDIDGGIPAALPAIEGATLTVADDHTLDLDMPRAMDLNRVFAAFNAAGIRVRSMRTKANRLEELFVRLTSKEGAAA
- a CDS encoding ABC transporter permease, which codes for MSETAANPNLVALGTIIRREVMRILRIWGQTLMPPAITMTLYFLIFGGLIGSRVGSMDGIRYMDFIVPGLVMMSVIQNSYGNISSSFFGAKFGRHIEELLVSPMPNWVILTGYVAGAVLRGMMVGAIVLCVAMLFTRVRLPHPLVTVSSVLLGATIFSLAGFVNAVYAKKFDDIAIVPTFILTPLTYLGGVFYSVKLLPGWAEAATHLNPIFYMVNAFRYGLLGVSDVPLWVAYALMLGFVFALAALGLWLLKRGVGLRS
- a CDS encoding TatD family hydrolase → MQLIDIGANLTHDSFDHDRDAVLQRARAAGVARMVVTGASREHSPKALALALAHPGELFATAGVHPHHATEYTDECDAEMRALHAHPQVVAVGECGLDYFRDFSPRPAQRKAFERQLQIAVDTGKPLFLHQRDAHADFMAMMKDFDGRLGPAVVHCFTGSREELFDYLDQDWHIGITGWLCDERRGLHLRELVKHIPADRLMVETDAPYLLPRTVKPQPSHRRNEPMYLAHIVEELARDRGEPAALAAARTSAAASAFFRLPPA
- the hrpB gene encoding ATP-dependent helicase HrpB, whose translation is MQFPIASLLPEIAASLAAHPRLVLEAPPGAGKTTQLPLALLDAAWLGDRKIVMLEPRRVAARAAAGFMAKQLGETVGETVGYRIRFENKVGAHTRIEVVTEGILTRMLQDDPLLDGVGALLFDEFHERHLAGDLGLALALDVQAGLREDLRIVLMSATLDGEKIAGFLDAPRLSSAGRSFPVEVAHFPARREEAIEHQAKRAIEHALAAHPGDLLVFLPGQREIARVDAVLAAAGIDADVLALHGELPVEQQGRVLQPAADGRRRVVLATNVAESSVTLPGVRVVIDSGQAREPRFDPNSGFARLDVVAISQASADQRAGRAGRVAEGWAYRLWPQSQRLEPQRRPEIAQVELASLALELAAWGSAALRFVDPPPAGAMASARDLLRRLDALDARHAITARGRRMLALGTHPRLAAMLLASDDPSRMALACDIAALVEARDPLRTRSDAVAERRQALAAFRNGRVGADASRSALAAIDAAAKQWRRRLRCDAPPPADAPAHAVGDLLAHAFPDRIGRQHPQDPKRYALANGRMARLFDDSALYGEPWLVASELRFEAKDALLLRGAPLDEAYLRQAFAAHFREGDEVRWDANRRALASERIERFDGIVLSSKSAGRVDPALAAQALVDAVRELGVGALPWSEALAQWRVRVQCLRGWMPGLGLPDLSDAALLASLDRWLTPAFDGKTRLDALDEAELGEALKAGVDWSQRQRIDQLAPTRILVPSGMERRIDYALDDHGEPASPVLAVKLQELFGMNETPRVAEGRIPLTIHLLSPGGRPLQVTQDLRGFWERTYPEVKKEMKGRYPRHPWPDDPWNATATHRAKPRG